From the Chloroflexaceae bacterium genome, the window ATCAAGCGCGTGCTGGCCTACTCCACCATTTCGCAGCTCGGCTTCATGATTGCGGCGGTTGGGCTGGGCGCCTATGTCGCCGGCATGTTTCATCTGGTGACGCACGCCTTCTTCAAGGCGCTGCTCTTCCTCGGCGCCGGCTCGGTGATTCAGGCCGTGGAACGCGGCGCGCACCACACCCACGACCACGCCGACCCGCAGGACATGCGCCACCTGGGTGGGCTATGGGGACGGCTGCCGGTGACGCAGTGGACGTACCTCATCGGCGCGCTGGCGCTGGCCGGCCTGCCGCCGCTCTCCGGATTCTTCTCCAAAGACGAAATCCTGCTGGACGCCTTCGAGCACAACCTGCCGATCTTCATCATCCTGCTCGTCGCTGCGTTCTTCACGGCGTTCTACATGGGGCGGCAGCTGCTCATGGTGTTCTTCGGGAGGCCGCGCAGCGAAGCCGCCGCGCACGCCACCGAGAGCCCGCCGGTGATTACCCTGCCGCTCATTGCGCTGGCCGTCCTGTCGGTTGCGGGCGGCGTGCTCAACCTGCCGCAATTCAGCGAAGAGGGTTACGCGGGCGCGCTGGCCTTCAAGAACTGGCTGGGCTACACGCTGGGCA encodes:
- a CDS encoding NADH-quinone oxidoreductase subunit L is translated as IKRVLAYSTISQLGFMIAAVGLGAYVAGMFHLVTHAFFKALLFLGAGSVIQAVERGAHHTHDHADPQDMRHLGGLWGRLPVTQWTYLIGALALAGLPPLSGFFSKDEILLDAFEHNLPIFIILLVAAFFTAFYMGRQLLMVFFGRPRSEAAAHATESPPVITLPLIALAVLSVAGGVLNLPQFSEEGYAGALAFKNWLGYTLG